CACACTTCAACCGTGCATTTTGCGGCGCAGCAGCAAAATATTTTTGGCATCACCGTTATTGCGGTTTCGGTATGTGTGGTTGGGGTGGGTATCATCGTACTGGGTGCATTGGCTACTAAGTTTGCAACGACGGTGGTTACTGTAGGTTGCGTTATTCTGGCTATTGGGGTAAGTATTGCTGTGGCTATTGCCCGCCAGAAAGCAAAAGCATTGGTGAAAAACCAGGGGTGATATGCGGTTAAGAAGTATAATCATTGGAGTGATCTTATCTTGTACATTGGCCATTGGCTATGCGCAGGAGATCTATCCTTTATATCCCGGTAAGATCATCAACTCTATTTCTGCTGAGAACCTGGAGAAATGGGAGACCGATCCGGTTACAGGCACCGTCAGGGTATCAAATGTATCTATCCCCACTATACAAGTATTTCCCGCCAAAGGGAGCAACGCAACCGATGCCGCAGTGGTTATTTTCCCAGGTGGCGGCTACGTTAAACTGGGGATGAATACGAAGGGTACAGATGTTACCAACGCATTCAATGCTGCCGGAGTTACAGCCTTTGTGGTTAAGTATCGTTTACCGAGCGATCGTACCATGCCACAAAAACAGCTGGCACCAATACAGGACGCCCGCCGGGCCATGCAGTTTGTAAAAGAAAATGCCTCCAAATGGCATTTAGATACCGCAAAGGTGGGTGTGGTTGGCTTTTCGGCTGGTGGACATGTGGCCTCTTCGCTTGGAACCAGCTTTCGCGACGCAGTGATTGACAGCGTGCCGCTAAAATATATCCGTCCGGCATTTATGGTGCTCATCTATCCCGTCATCAGCATGGATAAAAAATTGGGCAACGGGCCATCGACCCAGAACCTGCTGGGTAAAAACCCTGATGATGCAGAGCGGGCGCGTTTTTCAAACCAGTTACATGTTGATGCCCATACGCCACCGGCATTTATTGTGCATGCTGCAGATGATAACGCTGTGCCCGTAAAAAGCAGTTTGCTGTTTTATGAAACCCTGCTTCAGCATGGTGTAAAATCAGAATTGATTGTTTACCCTACCGGCGGGCACGGGTTTAACCTCGTTACCGGCAATACAACCGATAAATGGATTGACCATTGCGTGGCCTGGATGGCCGCGAACCATTGGATCCCTAAACCCTGACGGTTATGCGCAAATGTCTCGCACTGATACTAATTCTCC
This region of Mucilaginibacter yixingensis genomic DNA includes:
- a CDS encoding alpha/beta hydrolase, whose amino-acid sequence is MRLRSIIIGVILSCTLAIGYAQEIYPLYPGKIINSISAENLEKWETDPVTGTVRVSNVSIPTIQVFPAKGSNATDAAVVIFPGGGYVKLGMNTKGTDVTNAFNAAGVTAFVVKYRLPSDRTMPQKQLAPIQDARRAMQFVKENASKWHLDTAKVGVVGFSAGGHVASSLGTSFRDAVIDSVPLKYIRPAFMVLIYPVISMDKKLGNGPSTQNLLGKNPDDAERARFSNQLHVDAHTPPAFIVHAADDNAVPVKSSLLFYETLLQHGVKSELIVYPTGGHGFNLVTGNTTDKWIDHCVAWMAANHWIPKP